A single window of Cellulomonas sp. WB94 DNA harbors:
- the pgl gene encoding 6-phosphogluconolactonase translates to MTPAPPTAVRRVVVHPDAPTLAAATAARLLTRLLDAQSTHSPVHLVLTGGTVGIATLAAVASNPVRDAIDWSGVHVWWGDERFLPTGDPERNETLARDALLDALSEVLPAANVHPMAAPGSTPEIRTPEDSAAAYAADLARFAPEGSSVPAFDVLMLGMGPDGHVASLFPGHDALRATGVSTVGVHGSPKPPPERVSLTFDAINAAHEVWLVVSGAEKAAPVASALAGDPVDRTPAAGARGRELTLWLLDADAAAGPTA, encoded by the coding sequence GTGACCCCGGCTCCACCGACCGCTGTGCGCCGCGTCGTCGTCCACCCCGACGCACCGACGCTCGCGGCGGCGACCGCGGCGCGCCTGCTGACACGTCTCCTGGACGCGCAGTCGACCCACTCCCCCGTGCACCTCGTGCTCACCGGAGGGACGGTGGGGATCGCGACCCTCGCTGCCGTGGCGTCGAACCCGGTCCGCGACGCGATCGACTGGTCGGGCGTGCACGTCTGGTGGGGTGACGAGCGGTTCCTGCCGACCGGCGACCCCGAGCGCAACGAGACCCTCGCGCGCGACGCGCTCCTCGACGCCCTCAGCGAGGTTCTTCCGGCCGCCAACGTGCACCCCATGGCCGCGCCCGGCTCGACACCGGAGATCCGCACGCCGGAGGACTCGGCCGCGGCCTACGCGGCCGACCTGGCCCGGTTCGCCCCTGAGGGGTCGAGCGTCCCCGCATTCGACGTCCTGATGCTCGGCATGGGACCCGACGGTCACGTGGCCTCGCTGTTCCCCGGTCATGACGCACTCAGGGCGACCGGCGTCTCCACGGTCGGCGTGCACGGGTCGCCCAAGCCCCCGCCGGAGCGGGTGTCGCTCACCTTCGACGCGATCAATGCCGCGCACGAGGTGTGGCTGGTCGTCTCAGGCGCCGAGAAGGCCGCTCCGGTCGCCTCCGCACTCGCGGGCGATCCGGTCGATCGAACCCCTGCAGCGGGCGCTCGCGGCCGCGAGCTGACGCTCTGGCTCCTCGACGCAGACGCAGCTGCGGGTCCGACGGCCTAG
- the secG gene encoding preprotein translocase subunit SecG, which produces MDALRITLLILLVLSSVLLIPLVLLHKGRGGGLSDMFGGGITSSAGSSGVAERNLNRITVGAAVFWAVVIILLGLIERVG; this is translated from the coding sequence GTGGACGCCCTGCGTATCACCCTCCTGATCCTGCTGGTGCTGTCCAGCGTGCTCCTCATCCCCCTGGTGCTGCTGCACAAGGGCCGGGGCGGCGGCCTGTCCGACATGTTCGGCGGCGGCATCACGAGCAGCGCAGGCAGCTCGGGCGTCGCGGAGCGCAACCTCAACCGCATCACGGTTGGTGCCGCAGTCTTCTGGGCTGTCGTCATCATCTTGCTGGGTCTCATCGAACGCGTGGGCTGA
- a CDS encoding RNA polymerase-binding protein RbpA: MASGSAIRGSRVGAGPMGEAERGDSAPRVWISYWCANGHETRPSFAEEAALEAPATWDCPRCGFPGGQDQENPPSPTRNEPYKTHLAYVKERRSDEDGEAILDEALAALRARRGV; encoded by the coding sequence GTGGCGAGTGGTAGTGCGATCAGAGGCTCGCGTGTCGGTGCAGGTCCGATGGGCGAGGCCGAGCGCGGAGACAGCGCTCCGAGGGTGTGGATCTCCTACTGGTGCGCGAACGGGCACGAGACCCGGCCGAGCTTTGCCGAGGAGGCCGCTCTCGAGGCCCCTGCGACGTGGGACTGCCCCCGGTGCGGGTTCCCCGGTGGTCAGGACCAGGAGAACCCTCCGTCGCCGACCCGCAACGAGCCGTACAAGACGCACCTGGCGTACGTGAAGGAGCGTCGGTCCGACGAGGACGGCGAGGCGATCCTCGACGAGGCGCTCGCCGCTCTGCGCGCACGTCGCGGCGTCTGA
- the tpiA gene encoding triose-phosphate isomerase: MASTRIPLIAGNWKLNLDHHEAVHLVQKLAWALKDGKHDYSATEVVVLPSFTAIRSVQTLVDADKLEIGYGAQDVSAHANGAYTGEVSAAQLAKLGVSYVAVGHSERREYHQESDALVAAKAVAAFGSGIVPIVCVGEGLAVRKAGEQVPYTLAQLEGSLAGLTDEQVSRVVVAYEPVWAIGTGEVATPEDAQEVASAIRARLAELYSAGVAEAVRVLYGGSVKSSNVASILDKDDVDGALVGGASLDPDEFAKIARFRSHAVGL, translated from the coding sequence CCGCTCATCGCGGGCAACTGGAAGCTCAACCTCGACCACCACGAGGCTGTTCACCTCGTCCAGAAGCTCGCCTGGGCGCTCAAGGACGGCAAGCACGACTACTCGGCCACCGAGGTCGTCGTCCTGCCCTCGTTCACGGCGATCCGCTCCGTGCAGACGCTCGTGGACGCCGACAAGCTCGAGATCGGCTACGGCGCCCAGGACGTGTCGGCGCACGCGAACGGCGCGTATACCGGTGAGGTGTCCGCGGCGCAGCTCGCCAAGCTGGGCGTGAGCTACGTGGCGGTGGGCCACTCCGAGCGGCGCGAGTACCACCAGGAGTCGGACGCGCTCGTCGCGGCCAAGGCCGTCGCGGCGTTCGGTTCGGGCATCGTCCCCATCGTGTGCGTCGGCGAGGGCCTCGCCGTCCGCAAGGCGGGGGAGCAGGTGCCCTACACGCTGGCTCAGCTCGAGGGCTCGCTGGCAGGGCTCACGGACGAGCAGGTGTCGCGCGTCGTCGTCGCGTACGAGCCCGTCTGGGCCATCGGCACGGGCGAGGTCGCGACTCCGGAGGACGCACAGGAGGTCGCCTCGGCGATCCGCGCGCGTCTGGCGGAGCTGTACTCGGCCGGCGTCGCCGAGGCCGTGCGGGTCCTGTACGGCGGTTCGGTGAAGTCGTCGAACGTGGCATCGATCCTCGACAAGGACGATGTCGACGGCGCGCTCGTCGGTGGCGCGAGCCTCGACCCGGACGAGTTCGCGAAGATCGCGCGCTTCCGTTCGCACGCAGTCGGGCTCTGA